The nucleotide window ATTTTCCTTTTGCCTGGACTACCTCAATAACCATTTTTTTAGGATTTGGCCCTTTGTGCTGGGAGTCACGCGGAATAACTTCAAGATTACCCTGTTTATCTAAAATCTCGGCTTTAAACTCAAGTTTCCCTCCGTCGGGACAAGTAACCAGCAAAGAACGCTGATTATCACGAAATCCAAACTTTGCGCCGAAACTCAAAGCATAGATTACTGGAAAAAGGGCATGCGCCAGCCCTAAACAAAAGTGTTTTGGCGCATGAGTAAAATCTTCTAGAATAATCTCATCGCCAATCTTATAGCCATGATAGCATTCTCCCATAACAAGCGAAACTGTAAGTTTTAAACGCGGAAAAGGAGTTTTCACGTCTTCCATTTTAAATCAAATCCTTGGTTTTCTGAATCAGATCATCTTTGCTAAAAAACCTGCCATTTTTCTCTACAGCATGCACCATATCCACCAAGGCCCTGTTTAATGGCGCCGGCATATTATTCTCCTCTGCCAAGCGCACGAACTCTCCGTTAATATAATCG belongs to Candidatus Omnitrophota bacterium and includes:
- a CDS encoding TIGR04076 family protein — encoded protein: MEDVKTPFPRLKLTVSLVMGECYHGYKIGDEIILEDFTHAPKHFCLGLAHALFPVIYALSFGAKFGFRDNQRSLLVTCPDGGKLEFKAEILDKQGNLEVIPRDSQHKGPNPKKMVIEVVQAKGKCTFGYKVGDKWETQGLKCIPGFCGAAFHTAFPALFALNFGAKFFFMPNPDSIDTVTCPDGGNIVFKVTRVD